A region of the Polynucleobacter sp. MWH-Braz-FAM2G genome:
CAGCAACGTTTGAATGATTGCTACCGTCAACAGCGCTTCCCATTCCCTATTTATACCTCTGATGTCACGATTGCTTTATCTATGTATATGGCGAAGAACGCCAATGGCGGTACCGTTGAAACACCTGGTTTAAAGCGTTAATGGATAAGAGGCAGAGAATATGAACATGAAGAATATTAAATCCCTCTTAGCCCTTGGTAGTTTTGCCTTGGTCGCAGCAATGATGCATGGCAATGCAGTTGCACAACAAGCTAATGATCCTAAATTTAACAAAATGATGAAGGATGGTTTTCGGGCTGACGGTATTGCTGGTCTAGACCGTATTGTCCAAGATGAAACTCAAAAGTTTTGTTCCGATCCTGTTTTTGCAAACAGTAAGAAGGGCGAAAAGATGCGTGACAAGATTCAGAAAATGAATATGGAAAGCATCAAGCAACCGTCTGATGGTAAATACATCGGTGATTGGAAGAAGGGTGAGGCGATTGCACAGAGCGGTCGTGGTGCCACTTGGTCTGATAAGGCTGATACTGTTATTGGAGGTGGTTGCTACAACTGTCACCAGATCGATCCTAAAGAAATTTCCTATGGAAATATTGGCCCATCATTAACGGGCTATGGAAAGTTGCGTGGTTATTCGCAGGAAGTGGTTACCTATACCTGGAATCGTATTAACAATTCCAAGGCATATAACGCATGCAGCAATATGCCACGGTTCGCACACTTTAAGCTCTTAAATGAGCAGCAAATTCAGGACGTCATGGCTTTACTGCTTGATCCTAATTCGCCAGTTAATCAATAAAGAATAAAAGAACAGGCCGAGAGGCCTGTTTTACTAAGGGGAAATAATATGTCTTTAAGTCGTCGCGATTTTTTGCAAGCCCTCGCTATAGCCTCAGCTGGTGGCATGAGT
Encoded here:
- the soxX gene encoding sulfur oxidation c-type cytochrome SoxX, whose translation is MNMKNIKSLLALGSFALVAAMMHGNAVAQQANDPKFNKMMKDGFRADGIAGLDRIVQDETQKFCSDPVFANSKKGEKMRDKIQKMNMESIKQPSDGKYIGDWKKGEAIAQSGRGATWSDKADTVIGGGCYNCHQIDPKEISYGNIGPSLTGYGKLRGYSQEVVTYTWNRINNSKAYNACSNMPRFAHFKLLNEQQIQDVMALLLDPNSPVNQ